The proteins below are encoded in one region of Paracoccus methylovorus:
- a CDS encoding DUF2793 domain-containing protein — protein sequence MSDITTHLLLPYILASQAQKHITHNEALRLLDAMVQLSVLDRTRSTPPVSPTDGDRHIVASGAAGLWAGWDLNVAFWVDGVWMRLVPRPGWLAWIADEAVFAVWNGATWDPVGEPVDVSDAVFSLVNDADPTKKALFSLSGISTGTTRTFTLPNTSSELAILAGTQTFSGNKTFSGTLTASGTVTVSAAAATIGTATTTATYGMGTGATSTGVTKTVNLGTGGAAGSTTVVNIGSATAGAGGTTVVNTPTVTFANAVTQVGMPQANLMAQLLGLGGATADSFNRLSMNTPAVLLNNAGAGIEATVNKAAAGNDAAFAFKTGFSVRALIGLLGNDNFSFKVSPNGSTFFDAIVVDRTNGQVELPQPTVLPGLNAAPTPPPSGKTSVYARNRAGAPWIDVMRPSGRDFPLQPHFGVNRIANWSPSITTTITTEGLPITNVGTVSHPTLAATNLAASMRRWRLTSAAVVDSVAEQRSAGWACWRGNAAGLGGWTFVTRLSLTTLQATGMGFFGLYGSIAALATTLTLASVINAVGIGFQRGTHANWQLVTNDGTGAPTLTDMGAAFVIATGGVLTLFIAAPPNGSSVWVRAVNEVTGAVFEQEITADLPVNTQFLSPRLYLNNGATAAAVAYDCAGLYLETDY from the coding sequence ATGTCCGACATCACCACCCATCTCCTGCTGCCCTACATCCTGGCATCGCAGGCGCAAAAGCATATCACCCACAACGAGGCGCTGCGGCTGCTGGATGCCATGGTCCAGCTATCAGTCCTGGACCGAACCCGCTCCACCCCACCCGTCAGCCCGACCGATGGCGACCGGCATATTGTGGCATCGGGCGCGGCAGGCCTGTGGGCTGGCTGGGATCTGAACGTGGCCTTCTGGGTCGATGGCGTCTGGATGCGCCTGGTCCCACGCCCCGGCTGGCTGGCATGGATCGCAGATGAGGCGGTCTTCGCCGTATGGAATGGTGCCACTTGGGATCCGGTCGGCGAACCGGTCGACGTGTCGGATGCCGTTTTCAGCTTGGTGAACGACGCCGATCCGACAAAGAAGGCACTGTTTTCGCTGTCAGGGATCAGCACCGGCACGACACGGACCTTCACGCTGCCGAACACCTCGTCGGAATTGGCAATCCTCGCAGGCACGCAGACCTTCAGCGGGAACAAGACCTTCTCCGGCACATTGACCGCCTCGGGTACGGTCACAGTTTCGGCGGCGGCGGCCACCATCGGCACAGCGACGACGACCGCCACCTACGGCATGGGCACCGGAGCCACGAGCACCGGCGTCACCAAGACTGTGAACCTCGGCACCGGCGGCGCTGCCGGATCGACCACGGTCGTCAACATCGGCTCGGCGACCGCAGGCGCTGGCGGCACCACGGTGGTGAACACGCCGACAGTGACCTTTGCAAATGCCGTGACACAGGTCGGCATGCCGCAGGCGAACCTGATGGCACAACTCCTCGGGCTGGGTGGGGCGACTGCCGACAGCTTTAACCGCCTGTCGATGAATACACCCGCAGTTCTGCTAAACAACGCAGGCGCAGGGATCGAAGCCACCGTCAACAAGGCGGCGGCCGGGAACGATGCGGCGTTCGCCTTCAAGACCGGGTTCTCGGTGCGCGCCCTGATCGGCCTCTTGGGCAACGACAACTTTAGCTTCAAGGTCAGCCCGAACGGGTCGACGTTCTTTGATGCCATCGTGGTGGATCGCACCAATGGTCAGGTGGAGCTGCCCCAGCCCACCGTGCTGCCGGGGCTCAACGCCGCCCCAACCCCACCGCCGTCAGGTAAGACCTCGGTCTACGCACGAAACCGCGCTGGGGCGCCGTGGATCGATGTGATGCGGCCCTCGGGGCGGGATTTTCCGCTGCAGCCGCATTTCGGGGTGAACCGCATTGCCAACTGGTCGCCTTCGATCACGACCACAATCACCACAGAGGGTCTGCCGATCACCAACGTCGGCACTGTCTCGCATCCGACACTGGCGGCGACGAACCTTGCGGCCTCCATGCGGCGCTGGCGTCTGACCTCGGCTGCCGTGGTGGATTCAGTTGCGGAACAGCGATCAGCAGGTTGGGCATGCTGGCGTGGCAACGCGGCGGGCCTCGGTGGCTGGACCTTCGTCACACGCCTTTCGCTGACCACCTTGCAAGCTACCGGCATGGGGTTCTTCGGCCTCTACGGCTCCATCGCCGCGCTGGCCACCACGCTGACGCTGGCTTCGGTGATCAACGCAGTCGGCATCGGTTTCCAGCGCGGCACCCATGCCAACTGGCAGCTGGTCACCAATGACGGCACCGGCGCGCCGACCCTGACGGACATGGGCGCGGCATTTGTCATCGCCACCGGCGGCGTGCTGACCCTGTTCATCGCGGCCCCGCCGAATGGCAGTTCCGTGTGGGTGAGGGCGGTGAACGAGGTCACGGGTGCTGTCTTTGAACAGGAGATCACCGCCGACCTGCCCGTCAACACGCAGTTCCTCTCGCCGCGCCTCTACCTCAACAACGGCGCGACTGCCGCCGCTGTCGCCTACGACTGCGCGGG